One Candidatus Kryptobacter tengchongensis DNA segment encodes these proteins:
- a CDS encoding GAF domain-containing protein — protein MIENLDIFEEVRKKITDVKKRIEELEGEKHRNLEIILNVVKAINSSLILKEVLKIVLDNLISLAKADKGCLFLSNGGDNLKCALARNSKGETIDEEEIAYSKSIVQDVYSSGEPIVIEDIVNYGDFMKKESIIALNLKTIISVPLKVDDQVIGVVYVDSNRVTGIHKNEILQLFEILAGHAAIAIRNAKLYEKLSKAYADLQSANEAMIKAERMATRGALASEIGHELSNYLTIISINAKLISREIARISQDEKLNNSVSSLLFGINKMKYFIRGLLDSAEMKPNKQPSNINNIVKETIQFVQPLSRYSTVKFIEELDPEIPIINIDPFQFQQLLINLYKNATDARKDATIITRTYFDREFNRIEVRVADNGPGIPPEVREKLFNINLTTKPDGHGYGLMICKKIVENHNGKIEVISELGNGTEFIISIPAE, from the coding sequence ATGATTGAAAACCTTGACATATTTGAAGAGGTAAGAAAGAAAATAACAGATGTCAAAAAACGAATTGAGGAACTTGAGGGGGAAAAACATAGAAACCTTGAAATTATTCTCAATGTCGTCAAAGCGATAAATTCATCGCTAATTCTTAAAGAGGTTTTAAAAATAGTTCTTGATAATTTAATTTCGCTTGCAAAAGCCGATAAGGGTTGTTTATTTTTATCCAATGGGGGTGATAATTTAAAATGTGCTCTTGCAAGAAATTCAAAGGGAGAAACAATTGATGAAGAAGAAATTGCATATAGTAAAAGCATAGTTCAGGATGTGTATTCAAGTGGTGAGCCAATAGTTATTGAAGACATTGTCAATTATGGCGATTTCATGAAAAAGGAAAGCATCATTGCACTTAATCTTAAAACAATAATCAGCGTCCCATTAAAGGTTGATGACCAGGTAATAGGCGTCGTTTATGTTGACAGCAATCGTGTTACAGGGATTCACAAGAATGAGATACTTCAACTTTTTGAAATACTTGCGGGTCATGCTGCCATTGCAATACGAAATGCAAAACTCTATGAAAAACTTTCAAAGGCATATGCCGATCTTCAATCGGCGAACGAGGCTATGATAAAAGCCGAAAGGATGGCAACGCGTGGAGCACTTGCCTCCGAAATCGGGCACGAACTTTCAAACTATCTGACCATCATTTCAATCAATGCCAAGCTTATCTCAAGAGAAATAGCAAGAATTTCTCAAGATGAAAAACTTAACAACTCGGTTTCCTCCCTACTTTTTGGAATTAACAAAATGAAATACTTCATTCGTGGCTTACTTGACAGTGCAGAAATGAAACCAAACAAGCAACCGTCTAACATAAATAATATCGTCAAAGAGACAATACAATTTGTTCAACCGCTGTCAAGATATTCAACGGTGAAATTTATTGAAGAACTTGATCCCGAGATTCCGATAATTAACATTGATCCATTCCAGTTTCAGCAACTTTTGATTAATCTTTACAAAAATGCCACCGATGCAAGAAAAGATGCAACTATAATAACCAGAACATATTTTGACAGGGAATTTAACAGAATTGAGGTAAGGGTCGCTGATAACGGTCCTGGAATCCCCCCAGAGGTTCGTGAGAAACTTTTTAATATAAATTTAACCACAAAACCAGATGGACATGGTTATGGTCTGATGATATGCAAAAAAATAGTTGAAAATCACAATGGGAAAATTGAAGTTATAAGCGAACTGGGCAATGGAACCGAATTTATAATTTCAATTCCAGCCGAATAG
- a CDS encoding cell division transport system ATP-binding protein → MVEFQNVSVWFGDNLVFKDLNFKVNDGEFVFITGPTGSGKSTLLRLIYMDVFPNRGRVIVGSFDSRRIKKRQIPYLRRRLGIIFQDFKLLDDRNVFENVAFALYVTGARRKEINRKVLTALAEVGLSHKKNSMPDELSGGEQQRVAIARAIVNEPFLLLADEPTGNLDPDTSTEIIELLKKINLRGTSIIMATHNYSIIGMVDNSKVFQISNYNLAQIK, encoded by the coding sequence ATGGTTGAATTTCAAAATGTATCTGTTTGGTTTGGCGACAATCTTGTTTTTAAGGATTTAAATTTTAAGGTTAACGATGGTGAATTTGTTTTCATCACTGGTCCAACTGGTTCAGGTAAAAGCACTCTTTTACGGTTAATTTATATGGATGTTTTCCCAAATCGGGGTAGGGTTATAGTTGGAAGTTTTGATTCAAGGAGGATAAAAAAAAGGCAGATACCCTATCTTAGAAGACGACTTGGAATAATCTTTCAGGATTTTAAACTTCTTGATGATAGGAATGTTTTTGAAAATGTTGCTTTTGCTCTTTATGTTACGGGCGCAAGAAGGAAAGAAATTAACAGAAAAGTTTTAACAGCACTTGCAGAGGTTGGATTAAGCCACAAAAAGAACAGTATGCCCGATGAACTTTCAGGAGGGGAGCAACAGAGAGTTGCGATAGCAAGAGCAATTGTAAACGAACCATTCTTATTGCTTGCTGATGAGCCAACGGGAAATCTTGATCCTGATACATCTACGGAGATAATTGAACTGTTGAAGAAAATTAACCTTCGTGGGACATCAATTATTATGGCGACCCATAACTATTCAATCATTGGGATGGTGGACAATTCAAAAGTTTTTCAAATATCAAATTATAATCTCGCTCAAATAAAATAA
- a CDS encoding Methyltransferase domain-containing protein, translated as MIQTEPYTALAEIYDCVMRDVPYKKWAKYVIKLIQKFCPNAEQIFEFACGTGTMLALLRKHGFVADGMDYSKAMINKAREKLRGEDVKLFVGDMSDFKIGEKYDVVLCLYDSVNYLSDIVKFHGLFKSAWDLLYDWGIFIFDVSTEYNSVQNASLMNVNGWCSEVKYKRRSYYLKSERVHINEFEIELNGVVYFEKHVQRIYKISEIEDVVKGSDFFEIVGCFDGFSFIKGSEWSERVHFVLKKKES; from the coding sequence ATGATTCAAACCGAGCCATACACAGCGCTTGCCGAAATTTATGATTGTGTTATGAGAGATGTTCCTTATAAGAAGTGGGCAAAATATGTAATTAAATTGATCCAGAAGTTTTGTCCGAACGCTGAACAAATTTTTGAATTTGCATGTGGAACTGGAACAATGTTGGCTCTATTGAGAAAGCATGGATTTGTCGCCGATGGGATGGACTATTCCAAAGCGATGATAAATAAAGCGAGGGAGAAACTTAGAGGGGAAGATGTTAAGTTGTTTGTTGGAGATATGTCAGATTTTAAAATTGGTGAGAAATATGATGTCGTTTTGTGTTTATATGATAGTGTGAATTATTTAAGCGATATTGTAAAGTTTCATGGGCTTTTTAAAAGCGCTTGGGATTTACTTTATGATTGGGGTATTTTTATATTTGATGTCTCAACGGAGTATAATTCAGTTCAAAATGCATCGCTGATGAATGTTAACGGGTGGTGTTCGGAGGTAAAGTATAAAAGACGAAGTTATTATTTGAAAAGCGAAAGAGTTCATATCAATGAGTTTGAGATTGAGTTAAATGGGGTGGTATATTTTGAAAAGCATGTCCAGAGAATTTATAAAATTTCAGAGATTGAAGATGTTGTCAAAGGAAGTGATTTTTTTGAAATTGTTGGTTGTTTTGATGGATTTTCGTTTATAAAAGGAAGCGAATGGTCCGAAAGGGTTCATTTTGTTTTAAAGAAAAAGGAAAGTTAA
- a CDS encoding Xaa-Pro aminopeptidase: MQLILILLLVSLLNISSCVRETPYQAPRKIKRMSAEKFFEIKKAKLDKFVLPAMKNEGIDMWIVLTREYVVDPLAKDLSADRAVAKTALVFMNEGDALRKIAICASYDVDPLQKSGIYDTIISYKKEGLAPHLRKIVEEKNPRKIALNISEDSPIADGLSASMLEYLKNTLGEKFSKRFVSSENIVIAYRSQLLPEEIEIMREAVKITEEIISKALSNEVIKPGKTTERDVANYIKRLMRDYGVEPSWEPESCPSVNAGITRGHSEPSDYVIQRGDLITVDFGINLSGYCTDIQRTAYVLREGETQPPDYILKMWETNVKATEEGFKKMKPGATGFEVDSSARAVIIQAGYEEYPHATGHVIGYSTHEVGPILGPNWKDRYGRKPFYKLLAGQVFALEPSVYLYNKERNGYMRIGLEEDVLITESGAEFLSTPQKELILIK; the protein is encoded by the coding sequence ATGCAACTAATCCTAATTCTTTTGTTGGTATCTCTTCTTAATATAAGCTCTTGTGTAAGGGAAACACCATATCAAGCGCCAAGAAAAATTAAAAGAATGTCTGCGGAAAAATTTTTTGAAATCAAAAAGGCAAAACTTGATAAGTTTGTTTTACCAGCTATGAAGAATGAAGGTATTGATATGTGGATTGTTTTGACCCGTGAATATGTGGTTGATCCGCTTGCAAAGGACTTATCAGCAGATAGAGCGGTTGCAAAAACAGCGCTTGTATTTATGAATGAAGGTGATGCACTTAGAAAAATTGCTATATGTGCAAGTTACGATGTTGATCCTCTCCAGAAATCGGGAATTTATGACACTATAATTTCTTATAAAAAAGAAGGTCTTGCACCACATTTGAGAAAAATTGTTGAAGAGAAAAACCCAAGGAAAATCGCACTTAATATCTCCGAAGATTCCCCAATAGCCGATGGTCTTTCGGCAAGCATGCTTGAATATCTTAAAAACACGCTTGGTGAAAAATTTTCAAAAAGGTTCGTCTCTTCTGAAAATATTGTAATAGCCTACAGAAGCCAGCTTTTGCCAGAGGAAATTGAGATTATGAGAGAAGCTGTTAAAATAACCGAGGAGATAATTTCAAAAGCATTAAGCAATGAAGTTATAAAACCAGGCAAAACTACTGAGAGAGATGTTGCAAATTACATAAAAAGATTGATGCGTGATTATGGAGTTGAACCATCTTGGGAGCCAGAAAGCTGTCCAAGTGTAAATGCCGGAATAACACGCGGTCACTCTGAACCTTCTGATTATGTGATCCAGCGAGGTGATTTGATAACAGTTGACTTTGGAATTAATTTAAGCGGTTACTGCACCGATATTCAACGAACAGCCTATGTTTTAAGAGAAGGTGAAACGCAACCACCTGATTATATTTTGAAAATGTGGGAAACGAATGTTAAGGCGACTGAAGAGGGATTTAAAAAGATGAAACCTGGAGCAACTGGTTTTGAAGTTGATAGCTCTGCGAGGGCTGTTATTATCCAAGCGGGTTATGAAGAGTATCCTCACGCAACTGGACATGTCATTGGATATTCAACTCATGAAGTTGGTCCAATACTTGGTCCGAACTGGAAGGATAGATATGGCAGGAAACCTTTTTATAAATTGTTGGCAGGACAGGTTTTTGCACTTGAACCATCTGTTTACCTTTACAATAAAGAAAGAAATGGATACATGAGAATTGGACTTGAGGAAGATGTTTTGATAACTGAGTCAGGTGCTGAATTTTTAAGCACACCCCAGAAAGAACTTATATTGATAAAATGA
- a CDS encoding cell surface protein SprA, which translates to MISRVYVILLTVFFPYFSYAGISNLAFNFFARTDTIPSDTIITKTDSTEIDSTARVKIFNKKFTLKPYIQLNRPKPHPLLFTPPNLVTRDIKIDSTGKFVKITEKIAGFEHTFPLIIPIEKYIQLRLEENRRKSWIELAQRYERKEEKDDIEKLFGSITNIQIPVPANPILSIFGPPVINLHISGAVDITGAWRNEKTEQLIVSRLGSVRNEPDFNQQVQINVGGTIGDKLNITADWNTQRQFEFENQLKIKYKGYDDEVIQSIEAGNVSLQTPSSLIGSSQALFGIKANLQLGPLKLTTIASQKKGEAQERVLTGGAQTQETRVFLYQYSQRHYFIDEKYIQTYEPYYQNSPPLRVAPELQVKDIEVWISQLERPEPGLTRFIVADINLPPITNKAYYDSLRTQVLQSDPGRIEVGLFRKLEPGKDYTINPDIGVISLNIEIQDNQALAVAYRVEGPTQIAADDTVYGDFINSLTDTSATLVLKLVRPRSPQPSFKKAWILQLRNIYPLGGARNIKKEGFELKLLYKPSPDQEEREDIDGINLLKAFGFDKFTEDGSPGSDNKFDFSDQTINPSRGEIIFPFLKPFSKETLKKIFADKNDEFINSISYDDIYDTNQVAARNNTAKASKFVISAKLTSDVQATYNLGFNVAEGSVQVYLNDRRLVEGVDYRVDYILGQLTVINRDALLPGANLKIRYETNDLFSFASKTILGARGDLDISENTKLGFTLMNYAQQSLSDKVRLGEEPISNTMLGVDFSTKLNSRRISEAFNIFPGYQAKQDASFSLRGESAFIIADPNTRKSTISGDNRESVVYLDDFEGSKRIISFSLISSHWHFSSPPAFMPLLGETRKEEISDTIKVQRKGYLAWFNIPQSVQITEVWPQKRVAQEEQFITPLDIQFFPKSHGQYNYTSKWDSIKNFPRQNWAGMMRVLPYFSTDLTTENITYIEIWFKIIGNPGPNAKMLINLGQISEDVIPNRKLDTEDKNGNYRLDPDEDVGLDGMSDEEEKAKYPWLGDDPSQDNFNYSDPLKRNGTEGNRNFYPEPDQEDLNRNHILDLVNNYFEYEVPLDTVNNPYIAGGGSNGWYQLKIPLSSYTRTIGNPSFTLIEFVRVWFTGFENEAIIRIAEFNLVGNYWEELVKNDEIFKVTVVSIEDNPDYTPPPGVQRPRDRTRPDQQIEGNEQSLAFIIRNLPDDTLRLAMRRFPQRLDLFNYKIMRLFVHGDRSFYFRDTTDYSAEIFVWVGTDTSNYYEYRQPIWPDWDARNNIQIIFEQLTALKQTRDSINQPIKRISVPDGPPGATYWIKGNPSLTNVTFIAIGVTNPKGKGPGLLSGDVWVNELRLLKANDALGWAYNLSAQFNVPELLSVNFGIARRSPEFRGLTDRFVNSSTRVLSTNWSLSTNLNLEKILPTFLSSSLKIPFTYSRAENIGIPKYIPGKDILAKEAANRLRQTTIENGGTEEEANRKADSLLTVIQQVMISETWAIPSFNFTINSQKWYVRDVINKINLGFNFNRSKFRDINTETSSKWGFNFQTSYSTSIKPITLKPFKSLFAGVPLLDTYKDWEIQFTPSSFSGMMRFDRAHENRKFRTKATYEPTTRVFNAQRGFSFDWRLSNNGLINPSLRYQVDIGSNLVHLETDSLGQQRSTKEILDDIFFKDGLINFGKTSTLSQQISIGTNPRIPPILGLNKYLNANFSYSSAYRWQNNFQQKELGRSAGYSANLNFGFSLRLKSLADSWFGEKAEGGVKAQTQKDTSKKSGLSLKDILSILIKKPLLDYENVQVTFTQTNTAINTGLYGGRPGMGNLWAWLPFIDDKIEYGPSFLYQLGLVSDPNGKIRLSPKGGFPFFGFEQSPGLRAPNGNLDDNYSQNNRISITTSRSLWQGAYLDLSWNLGWSYQRNQRIVTDSLGIPKVTSFTSSASVSRSFLTLPPVFVFSVFKSGIKSVASKYAELKLDPTDKRTDDEKLAQAFEEGFETLPFLSKLLGGFFPRLNWRLRWDGLEKFSIFKSFATRVTLEHAYSSNFEKRWRSFIGQGQTFEGERTGYDFNPLIGLNLTFKPLWNGNLTGGFRYITSTYYDLNFSAKAIVETFRREISFNISYSKRGFNLPIFGLSLKNDVDITFTYSSSKNSRQTYQARNLSEALPLDGILRTTMELRFRYMLSTRVTGSLFYRLTKSKSDSRSTFIPGSTINEVGIDLHISIGT; encoded by the coding sequence ATGATTTCAAGAGTTTATGTTATTTTACTTACTGTATTTTTTCCTTATTTTTCCTACGCTGGCATTTCAAACCTTGCCTTTAATTTCTTCGCGAGGACAGATACAATTCCGTCAGATACAATTATTACGAAAACTGATTCCACAGAGATTGATTCAACAGCACGCGTAAAAATTTTCAATAAAAAATTTACACTCAAACCTTACATTCAATTAAATCGCCCTAAACCACACCCATTGCTTTTCACCCCTCCAAATCTGGTAACGCGTGACATAAAAATTGATTCAACAGGTAAATTCGTTAAAATAACAGAAAAGATAGCGGGCTTTGAACATACTTTCCCGCTTATTATACCTATTGAAAAATACATTCAACTCCGACTTGAAGAAAACAGAAGAAAATCGTGGATTGAACTTGCTCAAAGATACGAAAGGAAAGAAGAAAAGGATGATATTGAAAAGCTTTTTGGAAGCATAACAAACATTCAGATACCTGTTCCGGCAAATCCGATTTTGAGCATATTTGGTCCACCTGTTATAAATCTTCACATTTCCGGCGCTGTTGATATAACGGGGGCATGGCGAAATGAAAAAACCGAACAGCTTATAGTATCGCGACTTGGAAGCGTTAGAAACGAACCTGACTTCAATCAGCAGGTTCAAATAAATGTCGGTGGAACCATTGGTGATAAACTTAACATAACAGCTGATTGGAACACACAGAGACAATTTGAGTTTGAAAACCAGCTTAAAATAAAATACAAAGGTTATGATGACGAGGTAATTCAAAGCATTGAGGCAGGTAATGTTTCCCTTCAAACCCCGTCCTCTTTAATTGGAAGCAGTCAGGCGCTGTTTGGCATAAAGGCAAACTTACAACTTGGTCCATTAAAACTCACAACAATAGCAAGTCAGAAAAAAGGCGAGGCACAAGAAAGGGTTTTAACAGGTGGTGCTCAAACTCAGGAAACCAGGGTGTTTCTCTACCAATACTCTCAGAGACATTATTTCATTGATGAAAAATACATACAAACTTATGAACCCTATTACCAGAACAGCCCCCCACTGAGAGTTGCCCCGGAACTTCAAGTTAAAGATATTGAGGTATGGATTTCACAACTTGAACGCCCCGAGCCAGGCTTGACAAGATTCATTGTGGCGGATATAAACTTACCACCGATAACAAATAAAGCTTATTATGACAGTTTAAGAACACAGGTCCTTCAAAGCGATCCCGGGAGAATTGAAGTTGGGCTTTTTAGAAAACTTGAACCAGGCAAAGATTATACCATCAACCCAGATATTGGCGTCATCTCACTTAATATAGAGATCCAAGACAATCAAGCACTTGCAGTTGCCTATAGAGTTGAAGGACCGACTCAAATTGCTGCTGACGATACGGTTTATGGAGATTTTATTAATTCTTTAACTGATACATCTGCAACGCTTGTTTTAAAACTTGTAAGACCCAGATCACCACAGCCATCTTTTAAAAAGGCATGGATATTACAGTTAAGAAACATCTACCCACTTGGTGGGGCAAGGAATATAAAAAAGGAAGGATTTGAACTAAAACTTCTCTACAAACCAAGCCCAGACCAAGAAGAAAGAGAAGATATTGATGGGATAAATCTTCTAAAAGCATTTGGATTTGATAAATTTACAGAAGATGGTTCCCCGGGCTCAGATAATAAATTTGATTTCTCTGACCAAACGATAAACCCAAGCCGAGGCGAAATTATTTTTCCGTTCCTAAAACCATTCAGCAAAGAAACATTGAAAAAAATCTTCGCAGATAAAAATGATGAATTCATAAACTCCATTTCCTATGATGATATTTACGATACGAATCAAGTTGCTGCGAGAAATAACACCGCAAAAGCTTCAAAATTTGTGATCTCAGCTAAATTAACAAGTGATGTGCAAGCAACATATAATCTTGGATTCAATGTCGCAGAAGGAAGTGTGCAAGTTTATTTAAATGATAGACGCTTGGTTGAGGGCGTTGATTACAGGGTTGACTATATACTTGGTCAGTTGACAGTCATAAATCGTGATGCTTTGCTTCCAGGAGCTAATCTGAAAATAAGATATGAAACAAATGATCTCTTCTCCTTTGCATCAAAGACTATACTTGGAGCTCGTGGAGATCTTGATATAAGCGAAAACACAAAACTTGGCTTCACACTTATGAATTACGCCCAGCAAAGTTTAAGTGATAAAGTAAGATTAGGTGAAGAGCCGATAAGCAACACCATGCTTGGGGTTGATTTTTCAACAAAACTTAATTCAAGAAGAATATCGGAAGCTTTCAACATATTCCCGGGCTATCAAGCAAAACAGGATGCTTCATTTTCACTGCGCGGGGAATCAGCGTTCATAATTGCCGATCCTAATACAAGAAAAAGCACAATCTCAGGTGACAACCGCGAAAGCGTTGTTTACCTTGACGACTTTGAAGGCTCAAAACGAATTATCTCTTTCAGTTTAATTTCAAGCCACTGGCATTTCTCAAGCCCTCCCGCCTTTATGCCCTTGCTTGGCGAAACAAGAAAAGAAGAAATATCTGATACAATAAAAGTTCAAAGAAAAGGATACCTTGCCTGGTTTAACATCCCCCAATCGGTTCAAATTACCGAAGTATGGCCCCAAAAAAGAGTAGCTCAAGAAGAACAATTTATAACACCGCTTGATATTCAGTTTTTCCCAAAAAGTCATGGTCAGTATAACTACACCAGCAAATGGGATTCAATCAAAAATTTTCCCCGCCAAAATTGGGCAGGAATGATGAGAGTTCTTCCCTATTTTTCAACAGATCTTACAACAGAAAATATAACTTACATTGAAATCTGGTTCAAAATCATTGGAAACCCTGGACCAAATGCAAAAATGTTAATAAACCTTGGACAAATTTCAGAAGATGTGATACCAAATAGAAAACTTGATACCGAAGATAAAAATGGGAATTACCGCCTTGACCCAGATGAAGATGTTGGGCTTGATGGAATGAGCGATGAAGAAGAAAAGGCAAAATACCCATGGCTTGGTGATGACCCAAGCCAAGATAACTTTAATTACTCCGATCCCTTAAAAAGAAACGGAACCGAAGGAAATAGAAATTTTTATCCCGAACCAGACCAAGAAGACCTTAACAGAAATCATATACTTGATCTTGTAAATAATTACTTTGAATATGAAGTTCCACTTGATACCGTGAATAACCCATACATTGCTGGTGGTGGTTCAAATGGCTGGTATCAACTTAAAATACCTCTTTCATCATACACGCGAACGATAGGAAATCCAAGCTTTACACTTATTGAATTTGTAAGGGTTTGGTTTACTGGCTTTGAAAATGAGGCTATCATTAGAATAGCCGAATTTAACCTTGTTGGAAACTACTGGGAAGAACTTGTAAAGAATGACGAGATCTTTAAAGTTACAGTTGTAAGCATTGAAGATAATCCAGATTATACCCCACCTCCTGGCGTCCAGAGACCAAGAGATAGAACTAGACCAGATCAACAAATTGAGGGGAATGAACAATCACTTGCTTTCATAATTAGAAATCTCCCTGATGATACACTTCGCCTTGCGATGAGAAGATTTCCACAACGCCTTGACCTTTTTAACTACAAAATTATGCGACTTTTTGTCCACGGAGATAGAAGTTTCTATTTCCGAGACACGACAGATTATTCGGCCGAAATTTTCGTTTGGGTTGGAACAGACACATCAAATTATTACGAATATCGCCAACCTATATGGCCAGATTGGGATGCGAGAAACAACATTCAAATCATTTTTGAACAACTTACAGCTCTGAAACAAACAAGGGATTCAATAAATCAACCCATCAAAAGAATATCCGTGCCAGATGGTCCACCTGGGGCAACATACTGGATCAAGGGAAATCCATCCTTAACGAATGTAACATTTATTGCAATTGGAGTTACAAATCCAAAGGGTAAAGGTCCAGGATTACTTTCCGGTGATGTTTGGGTAAATGAATTACGACTTTTAAAGGCGAATGATGCTCTCGGTTGGGCGTATAATTTATCTGCGCAGTTTAATGTGCCTGAACTTTTAAGTGTTAACTTTGGAATTGCACGAAGAAGCCCCGAATTCAGAGGACTTACAGATAGATTTGTGAATTCATCAACTCGTGTTTTATCAACGAATTGGTCACTCTCAACGAATTTAAATCTTGAAAAAATTCTGCCCACATTTTTAAGCTCATCTTTAAAAATTCCATTTACATACTCAAGGGCTGAAAACATTGGGATTCCCAAATATATCCCCGGAAAGGACATACTTGCAAAAGAAGCAGCAAATCGCCTAAGACAAACCACAATTGAAAACGGAGGAACCGAGGAAGAAGCAAATAGAAAAGCTGATAGTTTATTAACAGTTATTCAACAAGTGATGATATCAGAAACATGGGCTATTCCATCTTTCAACTTTACTATTAATTCGCAAAAATGGTATGTCAGAGATGTAATCAATAAAATAAACCTCGGTTTTAACTTCAATCGCTCAAAATTCAGAGATATAAACACCGAAACAAGCAGTAAGTGGGGCTTTAACTTTCAGACAAGTTATTCAACAAGTATAAAACCGATAACTCTGAAACCTTTCAAGTCACTCTTCGCTGGAGTCCCATTACTTGATACATATAAAGATTGGGAAATTCAATTTACCCCGTCTTCATTTTCTGGAATGATGAGATTTGACAGGGCTCATGAAAATAGAAAGTTCAGAACAAAGGCAACTTACGAACCAACAACCAGAGTTTTTAACGCACAAAGAGGTTTCTCATTTGATTGGAGGCTTTCAAACAATGGGTTAATCAATCCATCCTTGAGATATCAAGTTGACATCGGAAGCAATCTCGTTCATCTTGAGACAGATTCGCTTGGGCAACAGAGAAGCACGAAAGAAATTCTTGATGACATCTTCTTCAAAGACGGATTAATCAATTTCGGGAAAACATCAACCCTATCACAGCAAATAAGTATAGGGACAAATCCAAGGATACCTCCAATTTTGGGCTTGAATAAATACCTTAACGCAAATTTCAGCTACTCTTCAGCTTATAGATGGCAAAATAATTTTCAACAAAAAGAGCTTGGTAGAAGCGCGGGATATTCAGCAAACTTAAACTTTGGCTTCTCGTTAAGATTGAAATCACTTGCTGATTCATGGTTTGGAGAAAAAGCAGAAGGCGGAGTTAAAGCACAAACTCAAAAAGATACATCTAAAAAGTCCGGGCTCTCGCTAAAAGATATTTTGAGTATACTCATAAAAAAACCTTTACTTGATTATGAAAATGTTCAGGTTACCTTTACCCAAACGAACACAGCAATTAACACAGGTCTTTATGGCGGAAGACCCGGAATGGGAAATCTTTGGGCTTGGCTTCCTTTTATTGATGATAAAATTGAATACGGTCCATCATTTTTATATCAGTTAGGTCTTGTATCCGATCCAAACGGCAAAATTCGGCTTTCGCCCAAGGGAGGCTTTCCATTTTTCGGGTTTGAGCAAAGTCCGGGATTAAGAGCTCCAAATGGAAACCTTGACGATAACTATTCCCAGAATAATAGAATTTCAATAACAACTTCCCGCTCCCTTTGGCAAGGCGCTTACCTTGACTTAAGCTGGAATCTTGGATGGAGCTATCAAAGAAATCAAAGAATTGTTACAGATTCACTTGGGATTCCAAAAGTTACCTCCTTTACGAGCTCCGCTTCAGTTAGTCGTTCTTTCCTAACCTTACCACCTGTTTTCGTGTTCAGCGTTTTCAAAAGCGGAATTAAATCCGTAGCCTCAAAATACGCTGAACTTAAACTTGATCCCACAGATAAACGAACTGATGACGAGAAACTTGCACAAGCATTTGAGGAGGGTTTTGAGACATTGCCATTTTTAAGCAAACTCCTTGGCGGATTTTTCCCACGCCTTAATTGGAGATTGAGATGGGACGGGCTTGAGAAGTTTTCAATTTTTAAATCATTCGCAACTCGTGTAACACTTGAACATGCATATTCCTCAAACTTTGAAAAAAGATGGAGAAGCTTCATCGGGCAAGGACAAACTTTTGAAGGTGAAAGAACAGGCTATGATTTCAACCCTCTAATCGGGCTTAATCTTACTTTCAAACCACTATGGAATGGAAATCTTACAGGAGGTTTCAGATATATAACTTCAACTTATTATGATCTTAACTTTTCTGCAAAAGCAATTGTTGAAACATTTAGAAGAGAAATTTCATTTAACATAAGCTATTCAAAACGCGGATTTAACTTGCCGATCTTCGGGCTCTCTCTTAAAAATGATGTTGATATAACATTTACCTATTCATCATCAAAAAACTCAAGACAAACATACCAGGCGAGAAACCTCTCTGAAGCATTGCCACTTGATGGAATTTTGAGGACAACCATGGAGTTGAGATTTCGTTATATGTTAAGTACTCGTGTAACAGGCTCGCTATTTTACCGCTTGACAAAATCAAAATCTGACTCAAGAAGCACTTTCATCCCAGGCTCAACCATAAACGAAGTTGGAATTGATTTGCATATCTCAATCGGAACATAA